A window of Clavibacter michiganensis contains these coding sequences:
- a CDS encoding APC family permease, whose product MSAPKLLRAPEQRRARDGITAWLLDGLPGASGAHPGPHAETVEKTHSWWRVMCLTGVDYFSTLGYQPAIAAVAAGLLSPLATLVLILLTLLGALPVYRRVARESPRGEGSIAMLERLLPWWGGKLFVLVLLGFAATDFLITITLSAADATAHAVENPFAPAWFEGNEVLLTLVLLAALAFVFLRGFKEAISIAVVLVGAFLLLNAIVIVVSLFHVAGHLQVIDDWWLALTAQHGNPLVMVGIALIVFPKLALGLSGFETGVAVMPQVRGEDDADGVPRARIHGTKRLLTVAALIMSAFLITSSFVTTLLIPQAEFQDGGKASGRALAYLAHQFLGDGFGTLYDISTICILWFAGASAMAGLLNIVPRYLPRYGMAPHWAAAVRPLVLVFTAIAVIVTLVFQADVDAQAGAYATGVLMLITSASVAVTLSARKAGQRKRTVGFAVIAAVFAYTTVVNVIERPDGVRIAALFILGILAVSIVSRIQRSFQLRATSLTMDERARAFVIEDAEDYGAVSIIAHEPDEPDEALTEEERIAEYRRKASDERRDSGIPARAPVIFLEVTPGDSSEFEEDLVVRGIVRCGFRVLQVTSGNVPNTIAAVLLAVRDLTGVKPGVYFEWTEGSPVGNLLRFLVTGTGEVAPVTREVLRRAEPVRARRPDVHVS is encoded by the coding sequence GTGAGCGCGCCGAAGCTGCTGCGCGCGCCCGAGCAGCGGCGCGCCCGCGACGGGATCACCGCGTGGCTCCTCGACGGCCTGCCCGGCGCATCCGGCGCGCACCCCGGCCCGCACGCCGAGACAGTCGAGAAGACGCACTCGTGGTGGCGCGTCATGTGCCTCACGGGCGTCGACTACTTCTCCACGCTCGGCTACCAGCCCGCCATCGCGGCGGTCGCGGCCGGGCTGCTGTCGCCGCTCGCGACGCTCGTCCTCATCCTCCTGACGCTGCTCGGCGCCCTGCCCGTCTACCGGCGCGTGGCGCGCGAGAGCCCGCGCGGCGAGGGATCCATCGCGATGCTCGAGCGCCTCCTCCCGTGGTGGGGCGGCAAGCTCTTCGTGCTCGTGCTGCTCGGGTTCGCAGCGACCGACTTCCTCATCACCATCACGCTGTCGGCGGCGGACGCGACCGCGCACGCCGTCGAGAACCCGTTCGCCCCCGCGTGGTTCGAGGGCAACGAGGTGCTGCTGACCCTCGTGCTGCTGGCCGCGCTCGCGTTCGTGTTCCTGCGCGGGTTCAAGGAAGCCATCTCCATCGCGGTCGTGCTCGTGGGCGCGTTCCTGCTGCTCAACGCGATCGTGATCGTCGTCTCCCTCTTCCACGTCGCCGGGCACCTGCAGGTCATCGACGACTGGTGGCTCGCCCTCACGGCTCAGCACGGCAACCCGCTCGTGATGGTGGGCATCGCGCTCATCGTCTTCCCGAAGCTCGCGCTCGGCCTCTCCGGCTTCGAGACGGGCGTCGCGGTGATGCCGCAGGTGCGCGGCGAGGACGACGCCGACGGGGTGCCGCGCGCCCGGATCCACGGCACGAAGCGCCTGCTCACGGTGGCGGCGCTCATCATGAGCGCGTTCCTCATCACGTCGAGCTTCGTGACGACCCTGCTGATCCCCCAGGCCGAGTTCCAGGACGGCGGCAAGGCCAGCGGCCGCGCGCTCGCCTACCTCGCGCACCAGTTCCTCGGCGACGGCTTCGGCACGCTCTACGACATCAGCACGATCTGCATCCTCTGGTTCGCGGGCGCCTCCGCGATGGCCGGGCTCCTCAACATCGTGCCGCGCTACCTGCCGCGCTACGGCATGGCGCCGCACTGGGCCGCGGCCGTCCGCCCACTCGTGCTGGTCTTCACGGCCATCGCCGTGATCGTGACCCTCGTCTTCCAGGCCGACGTGGACGCGCAGGCCGGCGCCTACGCGACCGGCGTGCTCATGCTCATCACCTCGGCTTCGGTCGCGGTGACGCTGTCGGCGAGGAAGGCGGGACAGCGGAAGCGCACCGTCGGCTTCGCGGTCATCGCGGCGGTGTTCGCGTACACGACCGTCGTCAACGTGATCGAGCGGCCGGACGGCGTGCGCATCGCGGCGCTGTTCATCCTCGGGATCCTCGCGGTGTCGATCGTCAGCCGGATCCAGCGCTCGTTCCAGCTGCGCGCGACCTCGCTCACGATGGACGAGCGGGCGCGTGCCTTCGTCATCGAGGACGCGGAGGACTACGGCGCGGTGAGCATCATCGCCCACGAGCCGGACGAGCCCGACGAGGCGCTGACGGAGGAGGAGCGCATCGCCGAGTACCGCCGCAAGGCGAGCGACGAGCGACGCGACAGCGGGATCCCGGCGCGCGCGCCCGTGATCTTCCTCGAGGTGACCCCGGGCGACTCGTCGGAGTTCGAGGAGGACCTCGTGGTGCGCGGCATCGTGCGCTGCGGCTTCCGCGTGCTCCAGGTCACGAGCGGCAACGTCCCCAACACCATCGCCGCGGTGCTCCTCGCCGTGCGCGACCTCACGGGCGTGAAGCCCGGCGTCTACTTCGAGTGGACGGAGGGATCCCCCGTCGGCAACCTCCTCCGCTTCCTCGTGACGGGCACGGGCGAGGTCGCCCCGGTCACGCGCGAGGTGCTGCGGCGGGCGGAGCCTGTTCGGGCCCGACGGCCGGATGTGCACGTGAGCTGA
- a CDS encoding oxidoreductase — protein MTTWLITGCSTGLGRAFAVEALERGHDVVVTARDAANAQDLADTYPEHALALDLDVTDPAQVSLAVDEATARFGGVDVLVNNAGYGYRAAVEEGDDEDVARLFDTQFHGSVRMIKAVLPGMRERRSGTIVNLSSIGAARTGAGSGYYGAVKAAIEQMTMALRTELEPLGIVATVVAPGSFRTDFSGRSLTQSSTVIDDYAETAGKRRKENDTTDGTQPNDPALGAKVLVDAVEQGAPFYLLLGGDAVEIVTGALDDLRTDVDAWAERSRSTAYDAS, from the coding sequence ATGACGACCTGGCTGATCACGGGATGCTCCACCGGACTCGGGCGCGCCTTCGCGGTCGAGGCGCTGGAGCGCGGGCACGACGTCGTCGTCACGGCGCGCGACGCCGCGAACGCGCAGGACCTCGCCGACACCTACCCCGAGCACGCCCTCGCGCTCGACCTCGACGTGACCGACCCGGCGCAGGTGTCCCTCGCGGTCGACGAGGCGACGGCCCGCTTCGGCGGCGTCGACGTGCTCGTCAACAACGCGGGCTACGGCTACCGCGCGGCGGTCGAGGAGGGCGACGACGAGGACGTCGCGCGCCTGTTCGACACCCAGTTCCACGGCAGCGTCCGCATGATCAAGGCCGTGCTGCCCGGCATGCGCGAGCGCCGCAGCGGCACGATCGTGAACCTCTCGTCCATCGGCGCCGCACGCACGGGCGCCGGATCCGGCTACTACGGCGCCGTGAAGGCCGCGATCGAGCAGATGACCATGGCGCTGCGCACCGAGCTCGAGCCGCTCGGGATCGTCGCGACGGTGGTGGCGCCCGGATCCTTCCGCACCGACTTCTCGGGCCGCTCGCTCACGCAGTCGTCCACCGTGATCGACGACTACGCCGAGACCGCCGGCAAGCGCCGCAAGGAGAACGACACCACCGACGGCACGCAGCCCAACGACCCCGCGCTCGGCGCGAAGGTGCTCGTGGACGCGGTCGAGCAGGGCGCTCCCTTCTACCTGCTGCTCGGCGGCGATGCGGTCGAGATCGTCACGGGCGCGCTCGACGACCTGCGCACCGACGTCGACGCGTGGGCCGAGCGCAGCCGGTCGACGGCGTACGACGCGAGCTGA
- a CDS encoding LPXTG cell wall anchor domain-containing protein has protein sequence MTRPTPAAGRGRSFRRAAAGACLSASLVILPLAMAPAAHAETAPVGSAPVAVETPAVEASAVETPAATPTPAVETPAADATPTPAPTETADETAPVADAPVETTPTPAVPTVPGAPTTGLPTLEPTVPVVELPFTWTTPDRGVALPINEAVPFAGTGTAGSIVTASYFNAVGVKSIAGIGIVGEDGTYAFPASFTELLQDSKTASVTLTQVGLDLTVKGEIRGLVRFAEAPVGPFVRAEASFSTISPISVAQATSILGGLKVNATGYLRYEAVEVTVTAPDGRVIQISDENGGVGVGTRSLKDLVRADVDGTFAQPIILFGDIQPGTYQVSVAGLESGLTQGGTVELTGEDAGGPVIPGVPTPTPTVPSIDPAGTAPKPITKPAAHHDDTLPVTGTDGAAALGLGGLGALLALAGAGTLVARRRMRSAE, from the coding sequence ATGACCCGTCCCACCCCCGCCGCAGGTCGCGGCAGGTCGTTCCGTCGCGCGGCCGCCGGCGCCTGCCTCTCGGCGTCGCTCGTGATCCTGCCCCTCGCGATGGCGCCCGCCGCCCACGCCGAGACCGCCCCCGTCGGATCCGCGCCCGTCGCCGTCGAGACGCCGGCCGTCGAGGCCTCCGCGGTCGAGACCCCGGCCGCGACGCCGACGCCCGCCGTCGAGACGCCCGCCGCCGACGCGACGCCGACCCCCGCGCCCACCGAGACCGCAGACGAGACGGCCCCCGTCGCCGACGCCCCCGTCGAGACCACGCCGACCCCGGCCGTCCCGACCGTCCCCGGCGCGCCCACGACCGGCCTCCCGACGCTCGAGCCGACCGTCCCCGTCGTCGAGCTGCCCTTCACCTGGACCACGCCCGACCGCGGCGTCGCCCTTCCGATCAACGAAGCCGTGCCGTTCGCCGGCACCGGCACGGCGGGCAGCATCGTCACCGCGAGCTACTTCAACGCCGTGGGCGTCAAGTCGATCGCCGGCATCGGCATCGTCGGCGAGGACGGCACGTACGCGTTCCCCGCGAGCTTCACCGAGCTGCTCCAGGACTCGAAGACCGCGAGCGTCACGCTGACGCAGGTCGGCCTGGACCTCACCGTCAAGGGCGAGATCCGCGGCCTGGTGCGCTTCGCCGAGGCGCCCGTCGGCCCGTTCGTGCGCGCCGAGGCGTCGTTCTCGACCATCTCGCCGATCTCCGTGGCGCAGGCCACGAGCATCCTCGGCGGCCTCAAGGTCAACGCCACCGGCTACCTCCGCTACGAGGCCGTCGAGGTCACGGTCACGGCGCCCGACGGCCGCGTGATCCAGATCAGCGACGAGAACGGCGGCGTCGGCGTCGGCACGCGCTCGCTCAAGGACCTCGTGCGCGCCGACGTCGACGGCACCTTCGCGCAGCCGATCATCCTGTTCGGCGACATCCAGCCGGGCACCTACCAGGTGTCCGTCGCGGGCCTCGAGTCGGGCCTCACGCAGGGCGGCACGGTCGAGCTGACCGGCGAGGACGCGGGCGGACCGGTCATCCCGGGCGTGCCCACCCCGACGCCCACCGTGCCCTCGATCGACCCCGCGGGCACCGCCCCGAAGCCGATCACCAAGCCGGCCGCGCACCACGACGACACCCTGCCCGTCACGGGCACTGACGGCGCCGCGGCCCTCGGCCTCGGCGGCCTCGGCGCGCTCCTGGCGCTGGCCGGCGCGGGCACGCTCGTCGCCCGCCGCCGCATGCGCTCCGCGGAGTAG
- a CDS encoding response regulator transcription factor — translation MGSTLSSAARDDEQAVPGDAPRVLRVFVVDEEAPITQLLSLALRMEGWDVRVFATGRAAIDAAVEDAPDAILLDMTLPDVSGVEVVGELRRAGVASPVLFLTGRDSLEDRLAAFGAGADDYVTKPFGLEEVVETLRVLFRRRGLAPAMITAGDLVLDPTTGEAWLAGVPLELDPMDLVVVQALAEEPTRRLSRRELVHRLTDAGWDLVAPRALLDLPSVTGSRAGRDQVALIAVAGDDLVLAPAV, via the coding sequence ATGGGCAGCACGCTGAGCTCGGCCGCACGCGACGACGAGCAGGCGGTGCCCGGCGACGCACCCCGCGTGCTCCGCGTCTTCGTGGTCGACGAGGAGGCGCCCATCACGCAGCTGCTGTCGCTCGCGCTGCGGATGGAGGGCTGGGACGTGCGCGTCTTCGCCACCGGCCGAGCCGCGATCGACGCCGCCGTCGAGGACGCGCCCGACGCGATCCTGCTCGACATGACGCTGCCCGACGTCTCGGGCGTGGAGGTCGTCGGCGAGCTGCGGCGCGCGGGTGTCGCCAGCCCCGTCCTGTTCCTCACCGGCCGCGACTCGCTCGAGGACCGGCTCGCGGCCTTCGGCGCGGGCGCCGACGACTACGTCACCAAGCCGTTCGGCCTCGAGGAGGTCGTCGAGACGCTGCGCGTGCTCTTCCGCCGTCGCGGCCTGGCCCCGGCGATGATCACCGCGGGCGACCTCGTGCTCGACCCGACCACGGGCGAGGCGTGGCTCGCGGGCGTGCCGCTGGAGCTGGATCCGATGGACCTCGTCGTCGTGCAGGCGCTCGCCGAGGAGCCGACGCGTCGGCTCTCCCGCCGCGAGCTCGTGCACCGGCTGACGGACGCCGGCTGGGACCTCGTCGCCCCGCGCGCGCTCCTCGACCTGCCGTCCGTGACCGGCAGCCGGGCGGGCCGCGATCAGGTCGCGCTGATCGCCGTCGCGGGCGACGACCTCGTGCTCGCGCCCGCCGTCTGA
- a CDS encoding multidrug effflux MFS transporter, with amino-acid sequence MSDDARHPEPDPRTSWTARRGPLLTVALIVGISPFATDLYIPGLPAIAADLDASTASVQLTLTAFLVAFAVGQLVIGPISDGAGRRRILLAGTALFTLASIVCAISPDATTLILARVVQGLGGAAAAVSARAMVGDASTGALRSRLFATLAVVNSVGPVVAPLVGGVVLTVWSWRAAFVVLAALGLALTIAAARLLPETLVRTGAGGTSPRAVLGRMAELLRIPRFRWYLITGCAATIGFFSYIATSSFVFQEQYGFGEGLYTLVFASNASCMIASTLVFRRLIGRFDEDRLFTIGLLTCAVGSALVLVGAVGGIGPALVWPALALVTAGWGWVIPGSITLTQALGHRHPGTASALVGGLQFGLGGLATPLAGALGGTATAMGALMSGFIAVGLAAQLWASQARSGG; translated from the coding sequence ATGAGCGACGACGCCCGGCACCCCGAACCCGACCCGCGCACGTCGTGGACCGCGCGCCGCGGCCCTCTCCTCACCGTCGCCCTCATCGTCGGCATCTCGCCCTTCGCGACCGACCTCTACATCCCCGGCCTGCCGGCCATCGCCGCCGACCTCGACGCCTCGACCGCATCCGTGCAGCTGACGTTGACCGCCTTCCTCGTCGCGTTCGCCGTCGGGCAGCTGGTCATCGGGCCGATCAGCGACGGTGCGGGCCGCCGCCGCATCCTCCTCGCCGGGACCGCCCTCTTCACCCTCGCCAGCATCGTCTGCGCGATCTCGCCCGACGCGACGACGCTGATCCTCGCCCGCGTCGTGCAGGGCCTGGGCGGTGCTGCCGCCGCGGTCTCGGCCCGCGCCATGGTCGGCGACGCCTCCACCGGCGCGCTCCGCAGCCGCCTCTTCGCGACGCTCGCCGTCGTCAACTCGGTCGGCCCGGTCGTCGCGCCGCTCGTCGGCGGCGTCGTGCTGACGGTCTGGTCGTGGCGCGCCGCCTTCGTCGTGCTGGCCGCGCTCGGCCTGGCCCTCACGATCGCCGCGGCGCGCCTGCTCCCCGAGACCCTCGTGCGCACCGGCGCGGGCGGCACCTCTCCACGCGCTGTCCTCGGCCGCATGGCCGAGCTGCTGCGGATCCCCCGCTTCCGCTGGTACCTGATCACCGGATGTGCCGCGACCATCGGCTTCTTCTCCTACATCGCCACCTCGTCCTTCGTGTTCCAGGAGCAGTACGGCTTCGGCGAGGGCCTCTACACGCTGGTGTTCGCCTCCAACGCGTCCTGCATGATCGCGTCGACCCTCGTCTTCCGCCGCCTCATCGGGCGCTTCGACGAGGACCGCCTCTTCACGATCGGCCTGCTCACCTGCGCGGTCGGCTCGGCCCTCGTGCTCGTCGGGGCCGTCGGGGGGATCGGCCCGGCGCTGGTCTGGCCGGCCCTCGCCCTCGTCACGGCCGGCTGGGGGTGGGTGATCCCGGGCTCGATCACCCTCACGCAGGCGCTCGGCCATCGCCACCCGGGTACTGCCTCAGCCCTCGTCGGCGGCCTGCAGTTCGGCCTCGGTGGGCTCGCGACGCCGCTCGCGGGCGCCCTCGGCGGCACCGCGACCGCCATGGGCGCGCTGATGTCCGGCTTCATCGCGGTCGGGCTCGCCGCGCAGCTGTGGGCGTCCCAGGCTCGCAGCGGCGGGTGA
- a CDS encoding RNA polymerase sigma factor: MQPFDRVVTEHGAVVLRVCRAVLGGHADAEDAWSETFLSALVAYPRLGPRADVRAWLVTIAHRKALDAIRARGRRAIPVDDVPERVSDLGVPDSGDPDLWRAVAALPERQRLAVAYRYLGGLPHAEVAAIVGGTPEAVRRAAADGVASLRRTMGADPPPSPREPSPASASTRGGRP; encoded by the coding sequence ATGCAGCCGTTCGACAGGGTCGTGACCGAGCACGGCGCCGTGGTGCTCCGCGTGTGCCGTGCGGTGCTCGGCGGGCACGCGGACGCAGAGGACGCGTGGTCGGAGACGTTCCTGTCGGCGCTGGTCGCGTACCCGCGGCTCGGCCCCCGCGCCGACGTGCGCGCCTGGCTCGTCACCATCGCGCACCGGAAGGCCCTCGACGCGATCCGCGCCCGCGGCCGCCGCGCCATCCCCGTCGACGACGTGCCAGAGCGGGTCTCGGACCTCGGCGTGCCCGACTCCGGCGACCCCGACCTCTGGCGCGCGGTCGCCGCCCTGCCCGAGCGGCAGCGGCTCGCGGTCGCGTACCGGTACCTGGGCGGGCTCCCGCACGCGGAGGTCGCGGCGATCGTCGGCGGCACTCCGGAGGCCGTGCGGCGCGCGGCGGCGGACGGGGTGGCGAGCCTCCGGCGGACGATGGGGGCGGATCCGCCCCCGTCCCCGCGCGAGCCATCACCCGCATCCGCATCAACCCGAGGAGGACGACCGTGA
- a CDS encoding methylated-DNA--[protein]-cysteine S-methyltransferase: MTDPDDTIPFLDAAALERADPTAPALDALRLRLADRAEADGALDVGFTTIDSPVGPLLLAATDRGLIRVAYSREDHDTVLGDLARRLGPRILRAPKRLDQAARQLDEYFAGRRRAFDLPLDRRLSTGFRDRVQRLLPEIPYGSTRTYREVAETAGSPAATRAVGTACSTNPLPVVIPCHRVLRSDGTLGGYIGGLAAKTTLLELEGRF; encoded by the coding sequence GTGACCGATCCCGACGACACCATCCCCTTCCTCGACGCCGCCGCGCTCGAGCGAGCCGACCCGACCGCGCCCGCCCTCGACGCCCTCCGCCTCCGGCTCGCCGACCGTGCCGAGGCCGACGGCGCCCTCGACGTCGGCTTCACCACGATCGACTCCCCCGTCGGCCCGCTGCTCCTCGCCGCCACCGACCGCGGCCTGATCCGCGTCGCCTACTCCCGCGAGGACCACGACACCGTGCTCGGCGACCTCGCCCGGCGGCTCGGCCCGCGGATCCTGCGCGCCCCCAAGCGCCTCGACCAGGCCGCCCGCCAGCTCGACGAGTACTTCGCCGGCCGCCGCCGCGCGTTCGACCTCCCGCTCGACCGACGCCTGTCGACCGGCTTCCGCGACCGGGTGCAGCGGCTGCTCCCGGAGATCCCGTACGGATCCACGCGCACCTACCGCGAGGTCGCCGAGACCGCCGGCAGCCCGGCCGCCACGCGCGCGGTCGGCACGGCGTGCTCGACCAACCCGCTGCCCGTCGTGATCCCCTGCCACCGCGTCCTCCGCTCCGACGGCACGCTCGGCGGCTACATCGGCGGGCTCGCGGCGAAGACGACGCTGCTGGAGCTGGAGGGGCGGTTCTGA